In Halalkalicoccus subterraneus, one DNA window encodes the following:
- a CDS encoding gas vesicle protein, producing the protein MSVEPTRDQQLDDGLAGAIDRILDKGLVINADVVIDVAGTELLGIKIRAALASFETAAEYGLEFPAGTEETRAFAEAKARNEACLQCGKRVEKEVLLTDECPWCGWQSARAKRLEDEENSPGNSGSLESSQTDTPEIVAEGPEIDDDRDRSTEE; encoded by the coding sequence ATGAGCGTTGAACCAACCAGAGACCAGCAGTTAGACGACGGTCTTGCGGGTGCTATTGATCGAATCCTCGATAAAGGGTTAGTAATCAATGCTGACGTCGTTATTGACGTAGCTGGGACAGAACTGCTCGGCATCAAGATCCGTGCTGCACTAGCTTCGTTCGAGACAGCAGCTGAGTACGGTCTCGAGTTTCCCGCTGGGACAGAAGAAACACGAGCGTTCGCCGAAGCAAAAGCGCGTAACGAAGCATGCCTTCAATGTGGCAAGCGTGTCGAAAAAGAGGTACTTCTAACCGATGAGTGCCCATGGTGTGGGTGGCAGAGTGCTCGGGCAAAGCGCTTGGAGGACGAAGAGAACTCACCGGGTAACTCAGGCTCTCTTGAATCATCGCAGACGGACACACCAGAGATAGTTGCTGAGGGACCAGAAATCGACGATGATCGAGATCGATCTACGGAGGAGTAA